A window of the Tunturibacter empetritectus genome harbors these coding sequences:
- a CDS encoding ASCH domain-containing protein has protein sequence MAAIIRAISVKQPFAEQILRGSKRYEYRTVPTNIRERVYIYASLKPRREEEFWRKMDKSAEQLPKGKIVGSVQIVGCIEIAGCKSNRKEFAYKLANPKRLRTHLVPTNQPGPVFWRPHF, from the coding sequence TGGCAGCAATTATTCGAGCAATTAGCGTCAAGCAGCCTTTCGCCGAACAGATCCTACGCGGCTCGAAGCGTTACGAGTACCGTACCGTTCCGACAAATATCCGAGAACGTGTCTATATATACGCTTCCCTCAAGCCTCGTCGCGAAGAGGAATTCTGGCGCAAAATGGACAAGTCCGCCGAACAACTGCCAAAGGGAAAGATAGTCGGTAGTGTGCAGATCGTGGGCTGCATAGAGATTGCCGGCTGCAAGTCGAATCGCAAAGAATTTGCCTACAAGCTCGCAAATCCAAAACGCCTTCGTACTCATCTCGTACCGACGAACCAGCCCGGTCCCGTCTTCTGGCGTCCACACTTTTAG